The Mustela erminea isolate mMusErm1 chromosome 18, mMusErm1.Pri, whole genome shotgun sequence genome has a window encoding:
- the ADORA2B gene encoding adenosine receptor A2b, with amino-acid sequence MPLEAEDALYVALELAIAALSVAGNVLVCAAVGTSSALQTPTNYFLVSLAAADVAVGLFAIPFAITISLGFCTDFHSCLFLACFVLVLTQSSIFSLLAVAVDRYLAIRVPLRYKSLVTGTRARRVIAVLWVLAFGIGLTPFLGWNSKNTAANCTEPWDGATNASCCLVRCLFENVVPMSYMVYFNFFGCVLPPLLIMLVIYIWIFLEACRQLQRTELMDHSRTVIQREIHAAKSLAMIVGIFALCWLPVHAINCVTFFQPAKSKAKPKWVMNTAILLSHANSVVNPVVYAYRNRDFRYTFHKIISRYILCQTDVLKSGNGQAGAQPALDVGL; translated from the exons ATGCCGCTGGAGGCAGAGGACGCGCTGTACGTGGCGCTGGAGCTGGCCATCGCCGCGCTGTCTGTGGCTGGCAACGTGCTGGTGTGCGCCGCGGTGGGCACGTCGAGCGCGCTGCAGACGCCCACCAACTACTTCCTGGTGTCTCTGGCCGCGGCCGACGTGGCCGTGGGGCTGTTCGCCATCCCCTTTGCCATCACCATCAGCCTGGGCTTCTGCACCGACTTCCACAGCTGTCTCTTCCTCGCCTGCTTCGTGCTCGTGCTCACGCAGAGTTCCATCTTCAGTCTCTTGGCCGTGGCCGTCGACAGGTATCTGGCCATCCGCGTCCCGCTCAG ATATAAGAGTCTGGTCACTGGGACTCGAGCGAGAAGAGTCATCGCTGTCCTCTGGGTCCTCGCCTTTGGCATCGGACTGACCCCGTTCCTGGGGTGGAACAGTAAGAACACTGCCGCCAACTGCAcggagccctgggatggagccacaaaTGCAAGCTGTTGCCTCGTGCGGTGCCTGTTTGAGAACGTGGTCCCCATGAGCTACATGGTGTACTTCAACTTCTTCGGGTGCGTCCTGCCCCCGCTGCTCATCATGTTGGTGATCTACATCTGGATCTTCCTGGAGGCCTGCAGGCAGCTGCAGCGCACGGAGCTGATGGACCACTCCAGGACTGTCATCCAGCGGGAGATCCACGCCGCCAAGTCCCTGGCCATGATCGTTGGGATCTTTGCTCTCTGCTGGCTGCCAGTACATGCCATCAACTGTGTCACCTTCTTTCAGCCAGCCAAGTCTAAGGCTAAGCCCAAGTGGGTAATGAACACGGCCATTCTCCTGTCACATGCCAACTCGGTGGTCAATCCCGTTGTCTATGCCTATCGGAACAGGGACTTCCGCTACACTTTTCACAAAATCATCTCCAGGTACATTCTCTGCCAGACGGATGTCCTCAAGAGCGGGAATGGGCAGGCAGGGGCACAGCCAGCCCTTGATGTGGGCCTATGA